CAATTTTGTCCTCATTCCTAATGTTTTTAACTTCGTGTAAATATTTCACAACAAAAGcaacttaattttaatatatattttattaaataaatttataaattcatatgtttttaattatttcgtaaaagtatgttttattatatatcatttataatCTAATGCCTTTAATagctatttttttattctacaacCAATAGCAAAATTAGGGGTAGGTAGAGGCTCAACCccttaaaatgacaaatttttcatatgacccatttaaaatttttaaaatttaaattagtaaagataaaattatactttagcctctcctaaaatataaaaatttgacttaatcatttaaaattataaatatataatctattaaaataatagaattatattttttattgtaaaattagaaattaattttggccccaaaagtattttttttattttcacttttggttATAGTTATGTTTCCAAACATACAACTAACCATTATTTCTAATCTCATTAtcaatatttaatctcattaCTACCTTAAATAATCTGATTGATTTTAACTTCACTTAAATTAAAGGCACCATCAATCTAAAtagattctttttatttttttatagaaataaaattcggcaaaaagaaaaatataggaTGTCAGTGAGTGGGCACTTGGAATCCTATGATTGGGGTCTGGCTTTTCCGACATGATTATATGGGAATTCGAAtactgaaaataataataataagaatggGATCTGAGATTGAGTATCCGATACACGTGTCCAGTTTAGGACAAAGAAAAGATGATGCAGGTTTCAGCTTGACATGTATGTACAACAATGGACAATGAAGCCCATTTGCAACCCAATATAATTGGGTTCTCAACTCAAACCCATAaaatctgtttttattttttaacttcaagTGATCACGTGACTAAATGTTACAAAAGGAATAATAATAGgatttatttcagaaaattcGAATACCCAGTGACCCGAAACCGCAACGATGATGCATGTGAACTCGAATCCTATTCATTGccaagaacaaaaaaaagaacGAAACAACATGGTGAGTCAAAACGTTTGAGTTTGCGTTTCAACATTGGGGGCTAGAAGAAATTGAAGAACAAGGCTCCAACTGTAAGGACAATTTTGAAAGGATCGAAATTAAAAAGGGGATTAGAAGAGAGAAGAGAGAAGAGAGAAGAGATGATGGAAGGCGAAGGAAGGAGCGAAGCCGGCAAAGCATTTGGATTGCTGATATGTGGTACGTTGGTGTACTACCATTGTGCTTACCGCAATTCTACCATCCTCTCTCTCTTCTCCGATGTCTTAATCGTTCTCCTTTGCTCTCTTGCTATTCTCGGCCTCCTCTTTCGTCAAATGAACATCTCGTAcgctttcttttctattttcccCGCTCTGggttcttttcaatttattcatttctttgttaggtttttttgttttttttactctCTTGCCgtttatattttcaattgtGGATTCTTGCTAGTTTAGGGTTGATGTACTGTGTGTTCTGAGAAGACCGAGTTTATATTTTCAAGTTGCAATAATTAAGCTGATTGATAGTTTTAAATTCCATTTTGTTAATGGGGATTGGtgaagtttattattttttatgctttgcGCTGCTTTTGATTCGAAGAAATGGGTGAATTTGGACTGTTGTCGTCCCTTTCCTACCAAATTATATTATCTTTCGTTTATCATGCTATCAAGTACGTTCTTACAGTGCGATTGCAGTAGTCCCTGGGTTTAGGTTTAAGTTGGTTTAACTAATCATGGTGAAAGGAGAAATTATGTGGGTggtcatcaaaataaattattattgatcaTCTTGATGATGTTTGACCAGATTATGCTTATAGAACGATTTAGCATTTCGGGTGTTTGTTTGATATTATTTTCGTTAATCGACTCTATTTTAACTTTCACTGTATCTGGGGAATTATTAGGGCATTAGGTTAATTGAGCTTTGTATTAGGCTCCATTGTTGCTGAAGATATTTTCAGTTTGTACGAGATCTGAACTATAGTTTGATTTGAATATAGTGTTGAAATTGCCCTCCACTTGGGTTGTCTTCCTATTCTTCTAATATTGTCATGTATTTGTTAtatttctttcctcttttcAAATATCATCTTATTGTTCTGCGTTTCTGGAACTGCTGATATGTGCAATGTGATTTGTCTAATACATTCATACATGATTTAGCTCTTTTCATTTTAGGAATGGATTTTTATTCTTGAACTATTTTACCCTCATAATGGAAATGCTGTTTTATAGGGTACCAGTGGATCCACTTGAGTGGCAGATCTCACAGGATGCCGCTAATAGCATTTTTGCATGGTTAGCTAATACTGTGGGGGCTGCTGAGTCAGTTCTAAGAGTTGCAGCAACTGGACACGACAAAAGGCTATTTTTTGGGGTGAATTTTTGCGGCTTAAATTGCTCTACACTATAAAATCAGCTAGTTTTTGCTATTTAGATCCTAATTGCTCCACTTAGTTGATATCTTTTGAATATCCACCTCGAAGGCATGTTACTGCAAATCTTCCGGATAACTGCCCTTCTCCTTGGAACCCTGGCCATCCGTTTTTCTCTTGTTGGTTGATTTGCTCATTGATTTGAAACCTTTTGATGATTATACATGCAgttatcttgatttttttttgttttttttcttattaaccTGATGCATGTCTTCCTTCAGGTTGTTGTTTGTCTTTACATGCTGTCAGCCATTGGACGATTGGTCTCTGGCGCTACAGTTGCTTATGCAGGTATGTTTGCCATTAAGTTCTGTTTACTGTTGCTGAATCAGTTAGTTTTTGTAGTCGAAACATAGATATTTGAACTGGTTAATGTTGAATGAGCTTCactctatttatttatcttGAGATACTGTCAAGTTTCTTTTGTTCATTCAAGCACTGTGAATTGATTTTATGCATTGGGAATTTGGTATTTGTAGCAATCATTGTATCAGCAGTACCTTTTTAAATGCCATTGAAATTACTTTACACATGACGGGATGTTGGAATGTGGCCAAACTATGTAAAAAGTTATTCGCTGTCCAACAACAAAGAATACTTGATTTTTCACAAGATCACCCGAAATTTTAGCAAGCTTGatggtttcttttctttgattctATATCTTCCTGAGATTTATGAAAAATCAAACTCTTTTTGTTTCTGAAATAGGATTATGCTTGTTCTGCCTTTACATGCTTGCTGAGAACTCACAGTCAATCAGAACATGCGTTCCTCAGTTACAGAGGCAAAGAAATGGCACCAGTGTCGAAGACAATAATATGTAACTGCAGGTGCAGTTTGAAAACTTAGTGAAGCAATTGAACAGAAAATATTAGGAAAGCAAGTTGAAGCTTCTGAACATTGTTTTCAGATCAGGCCAAGTTGCATTAGTGATGTTCAGTGCTGTACTTTTCCTATGGTTGATCTTTAtcaataaaactaaattcatttatatcaaGTACGCATGTAACCTCTAAGAACGTGAGAGAAACTTTTGATCTTAACTCCTTTATCGCATTTATAGCAGGAAACCATTTTGGTGGAATGTTCTTAGGACACAATGTGGTTATATAAATTTCTCAAGGCTGGTACCTTGCTTTGCCCTTGATCTTGACAGAATAGACTGCGTggaataatttttgtttttatcacCAACAAAAATTGCTGGAAGAAAATGTTATTTCCAAAGAAAACCAAAGTGCCGGAGCAAGAAGCTGCCTTCCCAAGCCACTTTCCAAACAGCAATTGCGGTGCAATATCAGATAATACAGTTCACTTATCCCATCTCAAGCCACACAAAAAGGCTAATACGGAGAACAAATTGATCAAAATTTCATGTGATAAAAGAAATCTGTGGGTACATGTCAATATTCAATATATCCCCACAATGGAGGTCACCTGATAATTCAGcggaacaaaattaaaaaagaattttgtaGAAATTGCTAGGGTTATtcagattaaaatatatatatgggcGCTGATACTAATAAATATCATCAGCCATCCCAGAGCTTCCACAAACAACCCTGAGTCTACTACCATGCTAGCACAGCATCCTCTTGCACTTTAAAGAGAGGAGTGTCGACTAGTTTAGCTACGGGAGATGTTTTTGTAGAGCCATCATAATATGCGTTTCTCAACAAGCAATATGTCTTTCCAGGCTTCATAAAACGTCCAGGTGATACCTGAGGCGGGCATTACTTTTAAACAGCTAGCACCCCACCCTCTGTACAGACCCGTGAGGCCCTCATCCCGGATTACCTCAGCAAGTGCTGCTACCATATTAGGTGGACACTTACCCTGCAAAGCTCCCACCATTAGCCGTTTTCTGGCAACTTCCAAGGGAAAGCTGATGGTGCTAGCAGTAAAACCTGGCCATTTCAATTCACCCAATTTAGCAAGTGAAGCATTGGTGCACTAAGAGTGttccattttaaataaaataataata
This sequence is a window from Gossypium raimondii isolate GPD5lz chromosome 5, ASM2569854v1, whole genome shotgun sequence. Protein-coding genes within it:
- the LOC105769489 gene encoding reticulon-like protein B22, giving the protein MMEGEGRSEAGKAFGLLICGTLVYYHCAYRNSTILSLFSDVLIVLLCSLAILGLLFRQMNISVPVDPLEWQISQDAANSIFAWLANTVGAAESVLRVAATGHDKRLFFGVVVCLYMLSAIGRLVSGATVAYAGLCLFCLYMLAENSQSIRTCVPQLQRQRNGTSVEDNNM